The DNA window TTCCGGGGGGCGGCGGGATCGGGCGGCCGGTCACCGAGCGGGGCGGCGGCGGGATCGGCTTGCCGCTCAGACTGACCGGTGGCTGCGGTGCGCCGTCCGAGGGAGCCTCGGGCGCCGCTGCGGCGGCCGCGGCGGGCGCGGCGGCAGGAGCCTCCCCCGTCGGGGCGGGAGCCGGAGGAGCCGGGGCGGCGGGGGCAGCGGCGGGCGGCGCGGCGGCGGGGGCCTGCGCGGCCGGTGCCGAGGAGGGGGTCGCCTGCGGGCGGGGGGCGGCGGGCCGGGCGGGCGGCATCGGCTCGCTCGCCGGGCGCGGCGCCGCCACCGGCGCGACGGGCCGGGCGGCGGGCGGCCGCGGCGGGAGGAGGCGCGCCGGGTCGAGCTCGCTCGCGTTGCGGCTGCGGACGACGCGGTGCTCGGCGGCCGGGGGCTCGGGCATCGCCGGCGGCTCGAAGACGCTCTCGGTCGCGGAGGGCTCGACGCGAGCGGCGGGCTCGGCCTCAGGTGCGGGAGCGGGCGCCGCGGGCGCGGGGGCCTTCGTGGTCTTGGAGGCGGCGCGGGCGCGCGGCGCGGGCTCGGGCTCCGCGGGGGAGGTCTCCCGAACGAGGCCCTCCCGCTCAGCCTTGCGCCGCACCCGGTCCGCCTGTGCGTCCTCGATCGAGGAGGAGTGGCTCTTCACCCCGATCCCGAGCGCGATGCACAGGTCGAGGGCCTCCTTGTTCGTGAGGCCGAGCTCTCTTGCGAGCTCGTAGACGCGGATGTTCTTCGGCAAGGACCTCAATATCCCTTCACGACGCGTGTGTCGGACGCGTCCTCGTTCTCGGACAGCTCTCTATCCTCGCACAACCCCGGCGGAGCCGGTCTCGGACGTGAGCAGTGCTCCCTCCAAGGTAGCGAGGGAGGCCTCGGTGACCGGCCCCCCGAGCGCCCGCTCGAAGGCCCTGCGCCGCCGGGCCAGCTCGAGGCAGCCCGGCGAAGAGGCGCAGAGCCAGGCGCCGCGACCCGGGCGCCCCTCGCCGAGGGCGAGGGACCCGTCGGCGCTGCGGACGACGCGCACGAGCTCCGCCGCCGGCGCGCGCCGGCGACAGCCCACGCAGGTGCGCTCCGGTGCCGCCCTGGCTACGACGGGGTCTCCGTCTCCCCGCCGCCGGCCTCGGGGGCCTCGTCCTCGAGCGGGTCGACGCCCGCCTCGGCCTCGGGGGTGTCCTCGCCCGCGACCTCCGCGGCGGTCTCGGAGACCTCGACCGCGGCGGTCTCGGGGGTCTCCGCCTCGACGGCGCCGTCGACGGCCACGTCGGCGCCGCTCCCCTGTGCCCACTCGGCCATCGAGACGGCCTCGCCGCCGCCGGCCGGCTGGAAGACCATCTCGCCGTCGCGCTCGATCCACTCGCCCTCGGCCCAGCCCTCGGCGCCGTAGCCGGCCTCCTCGTCGGAGAGCTGGGTCTCGCTCTTGATGTCGATCCGCCAACCGGTGAGGCGCGCCGCAAGTCGGGCGTTCTGCCCCTCCTTGCCGATCGCAAGCGAGAGCTGGTAGTCGTGGACGACCACGGTCGCCGTACCGGTCTCCTCGTCGAGGCGGACCTCCTTCACCCGCGCCGGCTGCAACGCGCGCGCGACGAACTCACCCGGGTCGTCGGAGTAAGGGACGATGTCGACCTTCTCCCCCCGCAGCTCGTTGGTGACCATGCGCACCCGCGCGCCACGTGCGCCGACGCAGGCGCCGACGGGGTCGACGTTCTGGTCGTTGGACCAGACCGCGATCTTGGTGCGGTGGCCGGGCTCGCGCGCGCACGCCTTCAGCTCGACCACCCCGTTCGAGATCTCCGGGACCTCGAGCTCGAAGAGGCGCTTGATGAGGCCGGGGTGGCTGCGGGAGACGACGATCTGGGGGCCCTTGGTCGTCTTGCGTACCTCGACGATGTAGGCCTTGAGGCGCGCCCCGTGCTCGTAGCGCTCGTAGGGGACCTGCTCCGCCTGGGGGAGGAGGGCTTCGACCTTGCCGAGGTCGAGCAGGGTGTACCGATTGTCCGACTGCTGGATGATGCCGGTGACGATGTCCCCCTCGCGGCCCGCGTACTCCTCGTACTTGAGGTCGCGCTCGGCCTCGCGGATGCGCTGCAGGATGACCTGCTTCGCGGCCTGCGCGGCGATGCGCCCGAAGTCGTCGGGGGTGTCGTCCCACTCGCGCACGACGTTGCCGTCCTCGTCGAGCTCCTGTCCGTAGACCCGGATCTCCCCGGAGTCGGAGTCGATCGTGACGAAGGCCTCCTCGGCGGAGGACGGGAGCCGCTTGTACGCCGCCACGAGGGCGTTGGCGAGCGCGTCGAGCAGGGTGTCGACGGAGATCCCCTTGTCGCGCGCGATCTGCTGGAGCGCGTCCAGGAATTCGAAGTTCGTCGTGCTCACCGGCTCTCCCTCTCCCTCGTAGGCCGGCTCGTCCGGCCGCTCTGTGTGTGTCCTGCAGAGGCGCCAACGGCGGGGTCGTGCCCGGCCTCCGGCGCTTCGTCGATCTCGTCGATCTGCTGATCGGCCTTGGAGGCCGCGGCGAGCGCGGCCCGCCAGTCAAAGACGGTGTGCGCCCGCTCGATCTCGCCGTAGGCGAGGCGGCGCTCGGCGCCGTCCGGCAGCCGAAAGCGCGCCGCGTCCTCCTCGGCCTGTTCGAGGACCGCCTCGAAGCGGCGGTCGCCCTCGGTCCCCGGCGCGGTGCGGACGGCGACGGTGGAGCCGGTCGCCCGACGGAAGTGCTCGGGGCGGCGCAGCCGTCGCTCCACGCCCGGGCTCGAGACCTCGAGCTCGAAGGGCGCACGTGGCGCCAGCTCCTCCCGCTCGTCGAGGAGGGTCGAGATCGCCCGCGCCACCTCGGCGACCCGCTCGAGGTCGAGCTCGCGGCCGGCCGCGTCCTCGACCGTCACGAGCAGTGTCTTGTGGCGCAGCTCGACGTCGACCAGCTCGAGTCCGACGGCCGCGCAGAGGGGCGCGACCGCCTGCTCGATCTCGTCGGTCACCGCCGCCACCTCGCTCTCTTGATCCTCGTAAGCCCATTGTCGACCCCTCGGCCGACCTTCGCTCGTCGAGCCCCGAAAAGTCGAGAACGTGGGCCAAAGCCCACGTTCCAACGCGATGCTCGACTGCAAAATGCGTTCTGCATGTTATCAGCGCCGGGGCCCTCCCCCTCCCGCCTCTCCGAGGCCCGCGGCGCCGGGGCGGCGACCGGCGACGCCGTCCGGAGGGCGCGCTCCCGCAGGCGAAGGAGCGGCCGATCCGGTAGAAACAGCGGTAACCGGCGCGGTGAAGGTGGTGCTCGCGGCGTCGGGCCGCGGAGCGGAGGTGACCGGATGGATGGCCTTGGCGAGGAGGGCGTCGCCGCCGGGCACGCGCTCGTGCAACAGCTGATTGCGGCCCTCGGCGCCGGAGGGCGCCGGACGCCGTGCGCCTTCCTCCTCGAGGAGGGGCGGCCGCGCCCGGTCGCCGCCCGCCTCCTCCGTCTCCCCGAGGGTTCTCTCGGCGACGCCCCTCCCCCCGCGGAGCGCCCCGAGGGCCACCTCCTCTGCCTGCTCGGGGAGCTCTTCGTCGACCTCACCGCGGCGCGCGTGACGCGCCTCGTCGGAAGCGCTGGCGCCGTCGCGGAGCTCGCGGCGCGTCTCGCCGCCGCGGCGGGGTCCGCCGGCGAGGGCTGCAGCACGGCGCGACTGGCCTCGGCGGCGGGCGAGCTCCCGGTGCTCACCCTCGCCGCCCTCGCCGCGCTCCCCCGCCAGCGACCGCCCCTCCTCGTCGTCGCGCTCGCCGTCGCTCCCGAGGAGCTCGAGATGGCGCTCCGGCTGATCGGGAGCCGCTCCGACGTCGTCGTCCTCACCAACGCGCCGCACCCGAGGACGGGCGCCCTCCTCGTCGCCGAGCCCGACGGGGGCGTCGGGCTCTTCCTCCCGGCACGGGCCGCCGAGGAGGAGCCGCTCGAGGACGCGCCACCGCCCGCCGCGGCGGCCCGGTGTGGCCCTCAGGTCCGGGTCGCGGTGCTCGGGAGCGTCGTCATCGAGGGCCTCGACGGCGAGCTCCGCCGCCACCCGAAGCTCACCGAGCTCATCACCTACCTCGCCGTGCACCCCGCCGGCTCACAGAGCCGCCTGTGGACCGCGGCGCTGT is part of the Acidimicrobiales bacterium genome and encodes:
- the nusA gene encoding transcription termination factor NusA — translated: MSTTNFEFLDALQQIARDKGISVDTLLDALANALVAAYKRLPSSAEEAFVTIDSDSGEIRVYGQELDEDGNVVREWDDTPDDFGRIAAQAAKQVILQRIREAERDLKYEEYAGREGDIVTGIIQQSDNRYTLLDLGKVEALLPQAEQVPYERYEHGARLKAYIVEVRKTTKGPQIVVSRSHPGLIKRLFELEVPEISNGVVELKACAREPGHRTKIAVWSNDQNVDPVGACVGARGARVRMVTNELRGEKVDIVPYSDDPGEFVARALQPARVKEVRLDEETGTATVVVHDYQLSLAIGKEGQNARLAARLTGWRIDIKSETQLSDEEAGYGAEGWAEGEWIERDGEMVFQPAGGGEAVSMAEWAQGSGADVAVDGAVEAETPETAAVEVSETAAEVAGEDTPEAEAGVDPLEDEAPEAGGGETETPS
- a CDS encoding bacterial transcriptional activator domain-containing protein: MDGLGEEGVAAGHALVQQLIAALGAGGRRTPCAFLLEEGRPRPVAARLLRLPEGSLGDAPPPAERPEGHLLCLLGELFVDLTAARVTRLVGSAGAVAELAARLAAAAGSAGEGCSTARLASAAGELPVLTLAALAALPRQRPPLLVVALAVAPEELEMALRLIGSRSDVVVLTNAPHPRTGALLVAEPDGGVGLFLPARAAEEEPLEDAPPPAAAARCGPQVRVAVLGSVVIEGLDGELRRHPKLTELITYLAVHPAGSQSRLWTAALWPERRVPQQTVANRLSEARRLLGCGPDGLPRLGRDGERHRLRDVTTDWAEFSRLAAPQAGATSWHAALELVRGRPFEDLQEGQWTLLEGFVSEMEEQIAAVALRLGGHALDLGEADEALWAARQALRAAPFDERLHRLLMRAADRAGNRVAIDGVLRQLALVLEIDGDPLAAVHPETAALYAELSGNRRLVGR